From one uncultured Paludibacter sp. genomic stretch:
- a CDS encoding hypothetical protein (Evidence 5 : Unknown function), whose product MKKLLQSVLVFYSFVSDIFISLKKFSTIFVDITTIIKIKKYETHFINIIVDYGGICYSNIVAGTKIENE is encoded by the coding sequence ATGAAAAAACTATTGCAATCCGTTTTGGTTTTTTATAGCTTTGTGTCAGACATTTTCATCTCATTGAAAAAGTTTAGTACTATATTTGTGGATATTACAACAATTATAAAAATAAAAAAATATGAAACGCATTTCATTAATATTATTGTCGATTATGGTGGTATTTGTTACAGTAACATTGTTGCTGGCACAAAAATCGAAAACGAATGA